The following nucleotide sequence is from Streptomyces pactum.
CGGAACCGGGCGGGCGTACCGGCGGGGGCCGGCGGCCGCCGGGCCCGCGGGGCGGACGACCCGCGGGCCCGGGGCCGGTTCCCCGGGTCCGGGCCGCGGCCGGTTTCCCCGGGCCCGGTCGCCCGGGGTGCGGTTCAGTTCTCCAGGGTCACCAGCATCTTCCCGGTGTTCTCACCGCGCAGCATGCCCATGAAGGCGTCGGCGGTGTTCTCGATGCCGGTCACGACGGTCTCGTGGTACTTCAGCTCGCCGGAGCGGACCCAGGCGGAGACCTCCTCGACGAACTTCGGCTGGAGGTCGTAGTGGTCGCCGACGAGCAGCCCCTCCATCCGGAACCGCTTGGCGATGATCTGGGCGAGGTTGCGCGGCGCCGGGGACGGCTCGGTGGCGTTGTACTGGGAGATCATCCCGCACACCGCGATCCGGCCGTGGAGCTTGATGGACGCGATGGCGGCCTCCAGGTGCTCGCCGCCCACGTTGTCGAAGTAGACGTCGATGCCGTCCGGGGCAGCCTCGGCGAGCTGCTCGCGCACCGGGCCGTCCTTGTAGTTGAAGGCGGCGTGGAAGCCGTACTCCTCGGTGAGCAGCCGGACCTTCTCGGCGGAGCCGGCGCTGCCGATGACCCGGGCGGCACCCTTGAGCCGGGCCAGCTGGCCGACCTGGCTGCCGACGGCGCCCGCCGCGCCGGAGACGAAGACGGTGTCGCCCTCCTTGAGCCCGGCGACCCGCAGCAACCCGGCGTAGGCGGTCAGGCCGGTCATGCCCAGCACGCCCAGGTAGGTGCTCAGCGGAGCCAGCCCGGGGTCCACCTTCACCGCGGAACGGGCGTCGAACACCGCGTACTCGCGCCAGCCGAAGTGGTGCAGGACGTGGTCGCCCTCGGCGAACCCCTCGGCCCGCGAGGCGACCACCGTGCCCACCGCCCCGCCGAGCATCGGCTTGCCCAGCGCGTACGGCTCCACGTAGGACTTGGCGTCACTCATCCGGCCGCGCATGTAGGGGTCCACGGAGAGGTGCAGGTTGCGCACCAGGACCTGGCCCTCGGCCGGTTCGGGGATCTCCACCTCCCGCAGCGCGAAGTCCCGCTCGGGGTCCGGCCAGCCCTCCGGGCGGGCGATCAGGTGCCATTCGCGGCTGGTGCCGGGCAGTGCCATGGAAGTGCCTCTCCTATTGCTTCACATCCTGAAACAAGGGTCACCTTGATAGTTAAGGATGTCAAGTATCTCTCCTGTCCCACCGGTCACCCTCCCCCCGGCCGTCACGGCCCATGCCCGGCGGTGTGGCGTCCGGGTGGCTGGCTAGGGTGGCGGCATGACACCACCGACATCCGACCCCGTGACCGCCGAGGTGGTGGAGCTCATCGGGGCGGTGGTGGCGCGCTACCACCAGGCGTACGAGAAGGCGGCGGCCCGCCAGGCGCTCACCGGCGCCCAGGCCCGGGTGCTGGCACTGCTGGCCGGGGAGCCGGTCCCGATGCGCCGGATCGCCGACCGGCTGCGGTGCGAGCCGTCCAACGTGACCGGCATCGTGGACCGTCTGGAGGCCCGGGGGCTCGTCGAGCGCCGCCCGGACCCCGCCGACCGGCGGGTCAAGCTGGCCGCCGTGACCCCGCTCGGCGAGGAGACCGTGTCCCGGCTGCGGGAGGCGCTGGACTTCGCGGGGCGGCCACTGGCGGCGCTGTCGGCCGGGGAACGGACCGTGCTGCGCGATCTGCTGCGGCGGATGGTGGACGACGCGGAGCCGCCCGAGGGTCCCGCTGCGGCGGGTGCGTAGCGCCCGGGGCACCACCGCGGCGGCGGATGCGCAGCACCCGGGGCTCCGGCCGGCTCCGCGGGCGGGGTGACCGGTGTCGTGCCGGCGACGTCAACGGGCGGACGCCGTCGCGCCGTTCCCGTGTGACGGCCGGGGCGGGCCGGGACGGCGGCGCGCGGGCCCGGCTGCGGCGCGGGCCGGTGGGGGGGCGCGCGGGCGCGACGGGGGGGCGCGAGGTGGCCTCTTGCACACGATCCTCACACGGCTACGCCACGCGACACCTGATCCATCACATAATCTGCCCGCGTCATGGACTACTGCCCACCGTGTCGTCGGCATCTCAACGGAGCCTTCTCCTGCCCGGGATGTGGCACCGCCGCCGAGGACCTCATCACCCAGCCCGCCCCGCCGGCCCCCGAGGCCACGGCCGGGCCCACCGCCCGGTCCCGGGCACCGCGGCGGCCCCGCGCCCAGGATCCCGGACACGGCCGCCGGGCCCGCACCCCGGACGTGCCGGAGGCTACCGTCGAACCCGCCGCCCCCGGTTCCGGAGGCCGTCGCCGGGCCGGCCGGGGCCTCCCGCTCCGGGCCGGCCGGCTCGCCGGGTGCGGCACCCGGCGGGGGGCGGCGCGCCACGGGTCGCGGACGCCGGGCCAGGCGCCGCCGGAGCCGCCGGATCACCGTCCTCGCCGGTGTGCTCGGCCCCGTCCTCGTGGCCGTGTGCGTCGCCGGACTCACCGGCGAGGACGGCGTGTTCGGCGGTGCGGCCGACGCGGCCGGCGGCACGCCGCCGGCGACCCGCCCGGCCCCCCGCGGACGTGCCGGAGCTACCGGACGCGGACGGTACCCGGCCCGGCGCCGGCCCCTCCGCCTCCCCGGCGGCCCCCGCCCGGTCCGGCGCGACCGGCCCGGCGGCAACACCGTCCGGGCCCGCCGCGGAGCCCGGAGCCACGCCGGAGCGGGACGCCGCGCCGGACGCGGACGAGGCGGAGCGGCGGCGGAACGGGCGGGGGAAGGACAAGGAGGACCGGGGCACGGACCGGAACGGCACTCCGGACGGCGGCGGGCACCAGGGGCGCCCGTCGTCCCCGCCCGGATCCGGCCCGTCGGCGGGGGACACCGCACCGGCGCCGTCCGCCTCCCCGACCGGGCCCGCGCCGAGCGACTCGCCCACCGGCCCGGAACCGACCCGTACCTCCCGGCCACCGGCGGAGCCGGCCCCGGAGCCGAGCGACTGCGACTGGTTCCTGTGGTGGTGCGTCTGACGGGACGTACCGGGCCGGCACCGGCCGCCGGCCGCCGGCCGCCCGTCACCCGTACCCGGGCGGGCCGCCCACGCGTCAGCCCCGCCCGGGCGGGTGCGGCCCCACCCGTCCGCACGCGTGCCCGGAGGCGCGGGGCCCTGCCGGGGTCACGGCAGCGGCCGGGGCATGCCGGGGCCCGGGACGCGGGAAGGGCCGGGCCGGGGCGCCGGAGGCGGATGCCGGAGCCCCGGCCCGTTTCGCGGAGCCCGGCCCGGTTGACGGATCCCCGGTCGGTTCACGGAGCCCGGTTCACCGGGCGCGCGGCTCCTCGGCGCGGTCCGGGTCCTCCGGGCCGCCGGCGCACCCGGCGCCGAAGCCGCCGCGCAACCGCCGGGCGCGCAGCACCAGTTCCAGCTCGAAGCGGGTGGTCGGGTCGGACAGCTCCTCGCCCC
It contains:
- a CDS encoding NADP-dependent oxidoreductase; translation: MALPGTSREWHLIARPEGWPDPERDFALREVEIPEPAEGQVLVRNLHLSVDPYMRGRMSDAKSYVEPYALGKPMLGGAVGTVVASRAEGFAEGDHVLHHFGWREYAVFDARSAVKVDPGLAPLSTYLGVLGMTGLTAYAGLLRVAGLKEGDTVFVSGAAGAVGSQVGQLARLKGAARVIGSAGSAEKVRLLTEEYGFHAAFNYKDGPVREQLAEAAPDGIDVYFDNVGGEHLEAAIASIKLHGRIAVCGMISQYNATEPSPAPRNLAQIIAKRFRMEGLLVGDHYDLQPKFVEEVSAWVRSGELKYHETVVTGIENTADAFMGMLRGENTGKMLVTLEN
- a CDS encoding MarR family winged helix-turn-helix transcriptional regulator, coding for MTPPTSDPVTAEVVELIGAVVARYHQAYEKAAARQALTGAQARVLALLAGEPVPMRRIADRLRCEPSNVTGIVDRLEARGLVERRPDPADRRVKLAAVTPLGEETVSRLREALDFAGRPLAALSAGERTVLRDLLRRMVDDAEPPEGPAAAGA